Genomic DNA from Vanrija pseudolonga chromosome 3, complete sequence:
tgcgcggcgacgcgccgacaAAGGGCGCCGGCTCACGGCGCTCCCGGTCCGACGCGCGGCGATCTCCTccgcggcgcgagccacCCTCATACGCGTCGTGCACCCACTTGTCCTCtgtcgagcggggcggcgggcgctgggCATCAGTTGGTGGTCCAGCAGGCAGGACATACGGCAtacggcgccgcgtcgcgcctgTCCCTGCTCACGCGGGGCTTGGCCCGGTCAGCACCAGCTCCAACGCCGGctccaccgctgccgcccttGGGCGCGCGGGGCTTGCGGTTGGCCGAGATGATGTCGTCGAGGGGCTTGTCAATGTCCATTGTGTGATGGTTAGGAAGGAGAAGTAGAGATGCAACTCTCAATGTTGTTGCTTCAATCGAGTGATGGCCCGCCGCATGCGGAATCCGTACGTATTTGTTCTTCAGCGCGCCTAGTCGCAAGTGTCACTTTTAGGCCCGCCCCATCCGTGCCTGATATCACTCGCGTCGCGGAAATCAATGCAAGTGTCCATCCCTCCACTTTTGATTCCAACAATACCACCAAAATcatggcgcgctcgccggcaaagcaactcgacgacgaggacacgccGTCCAAACgcacgcggcgggcgggcggctcgtcaccagccaaggcggccacgacgccgagcaaGCGCACGCCAAAggccgcagcggcctcggcagcagcagcagcggcgacaaccccgcccagcgcgcgcaaGTCGGCCAAGCGCGTCGCTGAGAGCCTGGCagccgcgtcgagcagcaagcGCACAAAGGTGTCGCCTACAAACGGGACGCACGACGCCCTTCCCTcgttcgacgacgacgtattcggctcgtcgccctccatctcgcgcgaggcgttcctcgccaacgagcgcctgcggcggcagcgcgaggcgcgtaACTTTACTttcgagggcgacgcgagcgcgcccaAGCTGACGCGGAGTGGGCGGGTGATCGGCAAGGCGGTGGACGAGTATGGTGGTGATGAGGGAGAGGACGACAATGAGGCGGACGACAAGGACACGAatggcgacgctggcgcagttgccggcgacgacatcgacgacgacaacgactcgctgcgtgcccgccgcgacgatgTGCCCCTGgagtcggcgcgcccgagcATGGAACCgctcaagcccgaggcgcgCCCACACGTCCTGCGTATCCTCTCGACGctgacctcgcgcgccgtcgagcccttcgtggacgaggagacgAACGAGGCGCTGCAGGGCCTGGTGGGGCTGCTCAGCGGTACCGTggagcggggcgagggcaACAGCGCGCTGGTTACCGGTCCGCGAGGCGTGGGCAAGAccaaggtgggtgctgctAGCTCAGCgtcgctgacccgccagactgtcgagcgcgcgctcgccctcctcccgtCGACTTCATCACCGCCCATCGTCGTGCGGCTGTCAGGCCTCGCACAAAGCGACGACCGCAAAGCCATTCGCGAGATGGGGCGGCAGATCGCCGAGGCGTCCGGGCAGGCTGCCACGCcagatgacgaggacgacgaggaggaggtcggcggcgagtacGCACCCACCACGCTGCCCAGCCACCTACTCGCGCTGCTCACTGCGCCGTCCCCGCGCGCgatcatcgtcatcgtcgacgaGTTCGACCTGTTCACAGAGCATGCGCGACAGGCACTGCTTTATTGTCTTCTAGACGTGGTGCAGAGCGTGCAGACTGGACCTGTGGAGACGACAGGCCGAGGGATAGCAGTCATCGGAGTGACATGCCGAGTTGTGAGTGCGCCGTGCTAGTCGGCGCTGACGCACTAGGACACcctcctgctgctcgagAAACGCGTCAAGTCGCGCTTCTCCCACCGCGTGTGGCGCGTGTCGTCCCCCCTCGCGCCGGACAACCTTGGCTGGCGCACACTCCTCCGCTACGCCCTTGTGCCATGGgagaagcgcggcgacgacgaggccgacaaggagaCGAGAAAGTGGATGGGCGACTGGGCCTTCGCCGTCGACATGTtgctcgacaacgacaaggtctctgtcgcgctcgagcggtTGGCAGGCCTGACTACCGACGTGCGAGTCCTGTACCGCCCCTTCATTGGCCCGATCACCTCGGTACTAAGCAGCCAGCTCGACTTTCTCTCCGTCCCCGTGCTGTGCTTCTCGGTGCTGCACCAGACCGAGCTTGCGGGCTGGGGCCTGTCGCAtgccaagctcaagggccTCCCGCACccggccctcggcgtgctcatcATCGCAAAACACCTCGCgctggccggccggccagAGTTCAgcctcgcgcaggtcgaggacgagtaccTCAAGTTTGCGCGAACCAGGCTTGTGGGGAGCGGCCGCGCCCGCTGGCCCCTCGAGCTGCTGTACCGCGGCTTTGACCActgccgcgcgctcggcctgctcgctgctgctgggcccGCGTCCGCAGGCCGCCGCTTCGCCAAGGTCCGCTCGGTGCTCAGCCCCAACGAGGTGGTGCAGTACttccgcggcgacggcggcgcggggatGGGGCCCGAGCTGCAGAGCTGGGGCAAGCTGATGGACGGGCACGCGTAGGGCGTAAGGGAGGTTGGGGTAGAGCAGACAGTGCTGTTTGTATGTATCATATCATGTGCTCGAGGGAGGTGCGGtgtggcgccgtcgcgaggtTCAACTGGCTCGTCCTTCCTGCCCCTGCCCAGTGCCACCAGAACCAGAACCAGTCCAACGCAGCCCAACTAGTCCATCTCTAGCTACACCTTATCCGCTCTTCTAAACCACGACGCCGTACTGGGCACGGTACTCCTCAATCGCCTTAACCTGGGCCTCGTACCCGCCCTTGTTCTTGAGGTACGCGATGATGTCGGTCAAGTTGATGATGGGCACGACGGGGATGCCGaactcgcgctcgacctcctggatggtgctgctgtcgcccgtcttgccgcgctcctggcggtcgacgagctggacgatgCCGACAAGCGTGCCCTTCTGCTCCTTGATGATCGCGATGCTCTCGCGGATCGCCGTGCCGGCAGTCATGACGTCGTCAATGACCACGATGCGCTTGCCCtccaggccggcgccgacgagcgagccgccctcgccgtggtccttcttctccttccGGTTGTAAGTGTACACCGTGTCCACGCCGcggttggcgagcgcgacggccgtcACAGCGGCCAGGGGAATGCCCTTGTACGCCGGGCCGAAGAGCACGTCGAAGGCCGGGATGGACGACTGGATGGTCGACGCGaacgcctcggccgtcgacgagaggagcttgccgtcgTACAGCAGGCCCGCGTTGAAGAAGTAGGGCGACTTGCTGCGTGCCGCGTGAGTTGCCGAACAAGACGACTTGAAGACGACTTGCTCGCCGCTTCGCGGCTCGCAGCTCGCCTACTCACCGGCCCGACTTGAGCGTAAACTCGCCAaacagcagcacgccgctcgcgatCGCCGCCTCGATAAAGTGCGTCTTGAAGTCAGTAGCGGCCATGGTTATGCTTGCATTCTGAGAAGGGAGAGGAGAAGAGAGGAGAGAGACGAGCTGGGGTCTCCAAAATTGGTAGTGTAGGTGCGATGCGATAACGcttgggggggggggggaggggattTGGTTCCGTTGTGGCGGCGCGATCGCGATCGGGACGCGTtatggcgatggcgaccgACTGGCCGACTgcgagcgacggcgcgtcggtgaGACGGCAAGAGCACAGTCGAGATGCATAGGATGCAGGTATGATCCAGATTCATCCACTTTGCTTACGAGCCTGGCTTGTCACTCGTCACAGGTCCTCACACGACCCGAAGCGAAAGCCCATCGGGTCAAGTCGAGACACGTCTGCCTGATCGAAGTTTGGGCAGTGGTGCATGAGGGTTAGGTTGGAATCAGAAGTCCTCAAGCGACATTGGTCTTGGCAGCAGCATGGTTGAAGAGGAGCATTGCGCGACCTGGCCTGCAGTGGCAAACCGTCAAGGTCACCGAGGTGCATCCTGATCGTCAACAGTCAGGGTTCATTTCCAGGCACGATATCGACAGATTCGGCGACAAGACTGTTAGAACCGATCCAGCCACGGCATTTCGGCGAAAGTCACCATGTGGCATTTATTTGCTCCCGTTAATATTTGATTCCGTCGAAATGGGTTGTAGGCGAACACCACCCAGGCGACCAGCGATccctgtggtggtggtggtggcctgggtggtgctgcctggctgcctccGCCCAcagccctcctcccccctccctgcactggcagcagcagcacggccgCTCGCTGGCTGTTACTTCCCACTTGTGCGTGTGTCCACTCTTCTTCGTCCGACAACTTCAAGTGAGTGTCTAgccccagccaccaccctcctcgacacctcgacgacgacgacgccgactcgcatcgccgccatcgacacGACGAGCGACCGCTGACCACTGCAGAATGGGTATCACTCGCGACTCCCGCCACAAGCGTTCGGCGTctggcgcccgccgcgcccagtAGTGAGTGTGCCTCTGGCGATGGAGTGGGCAAGGACATGTCGCTGACGCGCTACAGCCGCAAGAAGAGGaagcacgagctcggccgtcAGCCCGCCATGACCAAGCTCGACACCTCGAAGCGCATCCGCACCGTCCGCACCCGTGGTGGTAACACCAAGTACCgtgccctccgcctcgacaccGGCAACTTCGCCTGGGGCTCGGAGGCCATCACCCGCAAGACGCGTCTCCTCCAGGTCGTGAGTAGAGCAAGCTGGGACGGGagagggcaaggagggcaaggatTGGGGATGGACTGGACAGTCATCGAAACTTTTCAGCTATCCAGGGAACGATGATGGGGACGGAGTAGCGACCACCTGCACACGACCTAGCAAGCAGAAAAGAGTGCTCTGCGTGTGCAGACCGTgctggcgaggacggcgtgcaGGTGGAGCACGATGGGGTGATTTTTTGCCCTCTCCCAACCCAACAACCAAAACCTTCAACTTTTGCTCACACGTCCCGCAGCGCTACAACGCCACCAACAACGAGCTCCTCCGTACCCAGACCCTCGTCAAGTCGGCCGTTATCGAGATCGACGCCACCCCCTTCCGCCAGTGGTACGAGTCGCACTACGCCCAGCCCGCGTtccgcgccaaggccggcaccgccgccgctgagcccgtcgaggaggtcaagaagTCGAACCACGTCCAGCgtgtgctcgccgagcgcaagaagGACGGCAAGATCGACCCCCACCTTGAGCAGCAGTTCAAGACTGGTcgtctcctcgccatcatctCGTCGCGCCCCGGCCAGTCTGGTCGCGCCGACGGCTACATCCTtgagggcaaggagctcgactTCTACCTCAAGAAGCTCCAGTCGCGCAAGCAGAAGCACGCCGCCTAAGTGGGGTCGCTTGGGGACGCTTGTACGAACAGGATGGATTCACATGCTTCATTAGTGGGGGCCGGGGCCAACGAGCCGAAGGCGAGCTGGGTGCAGGCGTGGCTGGAGGGACTAGAGCGTGACACACTGACGAGCAAGTTTTGGAAGTCGTGTGATTGATGGGGCGTTGAGGTCGCCATGAACCTGTCGCTGCGACGTCACTGATGGCTGCCGATCAACTTCTACGTGAAGTGTGCAACGGTGTAGGTAGCTGGTGACCTTGCCCGCTCACCAGCTACCTACACCGTTGCACCCTTCTCGAACACAAAGCAACGCCCAACTCAACCCAACTCGCCGCCCACATCACAACACACGATGGTTATGCATATTAGGTAAAGACTGGTGGGTACTgagtagcagcagcaaagCGAAAACTGTCCGTGTGGCATGTCTGGGCAAAGAGGTGGTCCAGTGTGCTCGAAaggcgcgtgcggcggctcTGCTCCCGAATTAATCTCTGGCGCACGAGATTAGAGGagagcggcagcagcgacggaaagggccgcgacgacaccGGCGACCTGGGCCGAggggccgagcgcgacaccCGACGAGGGCTTGccagaggccgaggccgacgcgaaGGGGTTAGCCGACGAGCTGTTAATTGTGAGCTACTACTCTCGATCGCTCtctcgctccctcgctcggACTCACGCAGCGGCCTGGGTGGGGGTGAAGTTGGGGATGACGGGCTGCGACGCGGCGGTagtcgcgagcgaggcgaggttggtcgaggtggcggctGCGATGGGGTCAGTTTAGCCTTGGGCCGACGACCTACGGATGCCCGACTCGATCTTGAACTTCTCCGACGTGGCGTAGATCTGCGACGTGTTGGTCGTGTTGACAAACGTCACGATGAAGCCGTCGCCGAAGGACAgctgggggaggaggacgcgcgcATAGTCCTGCGACGCGGTGACTGGGGTGGGGCGTCagtgggctggctgggatggcggcggtggctggCGCCGAGTCTGGCGCGCGGAGGCTGCCGGAGGAGGCTGCAACGTGCGCACGGTGCGCGATGCAACGTCGCAACAGACAGAGCAACGCGCATCTTTGTGTCGCGCTCGCTTGCAATGTGCCatcggacgacgacgacgggagACGACTGCCGTCGCCAACGTCCCGCGCGTCACGCCGCTCCTTGTAGCTTACTCACGCTCGTTGGCCAGCTGCTGGGCGTTGGGGAGGAGGCCGTTCGAGTTGGAGAGGAAGGCGCGGAAGGGGAACGTGTCggtgggcgccgaggtccagTTGAGGGGGACCGTGTTGTTGGCGTACCAGACGGTGGCCGAGTTGGGCGCGAGGATCGAGAGGACAGCTGCGGGGGACATGAGCGGGGTGGGTCGGCGGGCAACACAACAGTCAGTCAACTCACCGTTAGCGCCcgtggcgagggtggcggcagcggcagcgaggacaaGAGTAGCCTTCATTGCAagtggtgtgtgtggtgtgtgtgggtggtggggcaaAAGGACGAGAAGAAAGAGTCGATGATAATGAGGGGGGCAATGAGCGTCGGTGAGGATCGGTTGGTGGGATCGATGGGAAAGGTAGAGAGGGGCGAGAAGGCATGCTGCACCTGCACTTGCGCCAGTTGGTTGCAGCGCGCGtgttgcagcagcagcagcaaggtTTGGTCTTTGCCCCTGGCGTCGGGACTTgcgggcgacgcgggcggcgcgcgggtcggcggcactggcggcacAGTGCGGCACGCAAGacagcttgcccttgccctgccCTGCCAGGCAACCTGCCACTGTGCTACAACGGGGACCCGCAACAAGCAACTGGGCACACACAGACATACATATGTACAATCTCGACCCAAAAGTGCGTGACGAGCACGAGATGACAAATGAATCGAAGTTCGTAGGTATCAGCGGCACGTGACTTGACTACAAGACTCTGGATATTTGCTTACTAATCAACTGTAATCGAACCTTCGAGATTCTGCTTCCGCTAATGACCCCCACCTCCACTGGGCGAATACTTAAACTGGACGACCCCTGTCGGACAAGAACAAGCAACTCTGCTCTGTTCATGTCACCATTGTCCACCATCTAACCACCGTTGCATCACCAGAGCATCTTTAAAAGACAACCAGAGGGCCTCTCGCCTCACGTCAGTCACCATCATGGCGACCACAACATCATCCCAGCTCGGGCGGGCATCAGACTTTGTCCGCCCAGATTTCCACCAGGTCAACCTCGACATTGAGGGCTACCTGAAGCAGGAGAAGAACCTCAAGCTTGATTCAGGTGCGTAGTCTCGTATCTGCCCCACGCAACTCTTACTAACATGATGTCCTAGATGACCAGATCTGCCGCATGAACCTCACGCCGCTGGGCTGTCCACTCGGCCCGCTCGAGTGCCCGCTGCGGCATACGACCCCAGCGCCGATCAACTtcaagccgccgccaccgctgccgacgcatccgcgcgagcgcgagaagaagacgaccGTGTGCAAGCACTACCTGCGCAACCTGTGCAAGGTAGGCGACAACTGCGAGTACACGCACGACTGGAACCTGCGCACCATGCCCGTCTGTGTGTGGTTTGTCAAGCTGGGCAAGTGCGAGCTCGGTGGCGAGTGCCTGTACTACCACCCGCGGGACCGCCGTGTCGAGTGCCCGGACTACGACCGCGGCTTCTGCCGCCTCGGGCCAGAGTGCCCACGCCGACACGTCCGCCGCACGCTGTGCCAGGCGTACCTCGCCGGCTTCTGCCCCGACGGACCAGACTGCAAGCTCGCCCATCCCTCGCCGTACCTCCCCAAGCCCGACACATATGTCaaccccacgccgccggaTCCGACCAAGTCGGGCCCGCCACCAAACCTGCCAGCAGGCTACGGACGATGGCGCGAGTACAAGTACGACCCGAacgcggtcgtcgtccccgcgcccgcgTGGGCAGAGGGCGGCTCGCTCCAGGGCTGGAGGGCAGGCGGGTTCTTATCCAACCATGCGAGACGCGGGTtccagggcggcgacggaggtggtggtggtggcggaggaggtggcggaggtggtggcggtggtggagacgacggcggtggacgccgcggcggatgGGTCAAGGACCTCTCGACAGTCTTGTGCTACGTGAGTTCACCGGACTCTGGGAAGGATGACAACTGACAACCCCCAGCGCTGCAACCAGTACGGACACTTTGCCAACACATGCCCCAACAACGCTGTACCCGGCGACCGTGgtggcctgcgccgcggtcgTGATTAGGAGGAGAAGAGAGAAGACGGCGGAGAGAGTAACCTCACACTGTATAGTAGATTACATAGATCATGTCATGGCAGGAGCCACAAATCAAACAAGAGAATGAGCACGACGCAGAGACGGGAGCAGACATCACCACTGACCCAACACCCGCATTCACTAATAACCAGATGGCATGCAAAGTACAAACAAATCTACCAAACCCAACGCTCTAAGCCCGTCCGCCCTTCTTGTGCCCCCGGTTGCGGTAGTACGCCTTcttgacctcgccgtcgtcgccgccggccttgaAGGCCTTGTTGGCGCGcacaccgtcgtcgtcgctatCGCTGTCGACcgtcttcttggccttgatgGAGCCGACGCTGATGTTGACCTTTGGCGGGATGGCGAAGCCGAACGCCTTGCCGACCTTGGCCAGGTCCAGCTTGTTGACGTCGAAGATCTTCTTGAGCGAGTAGGAAGCATACGCCTGCAGGTACGACCTGTAGCCGTCGCGGGCCGAAACGTTGAGGTAGTGATTTTTGGAgatgagcgactcgagctggcgctgcaCGTCGGCAATCTTGTTCTGCGGGAACTTGTACTCATTGAGCGGCACCTTTGCGACCTTGAGGAAGCGGAGGAAGCCGAGCTCAGacgggaggaggaagaggagcgacTTGCCCGCCTTGCCGGCACGCGCGGTACGGCCGACACGGTGGATGTAGTCGCGCGGGTCATCAGGAGGGTCGAACTGGATGATCCAGTCGACCTTGGGAATGTCGAGGCCACGGGCGGCAACGTCCGTGCAGAGCAGGATACCTGAGGGAGCGTTGCAGAACTCGAAGAAAGTGTTGGTGCGCTTCTGCTGCTTCTGCTTGCCCTGGTAGAGAGTCAGTATAGGCTgaggtgggcggcggtgaaACGCACATGAAGGTCCAGGACAGGGACGTCGATGTAgttgagcagctcggcgtggtACTTGACCGAGTTAcagctcgagaagaagacAATAACCTTCTTCTTGAGGTTACGCTTCAGGAAGGTGAACAGCAGCATGAAGCGCTTGTCCGACTCGCATACAACGTAGCCCTGCTCGAGGAACTCGGCCGTAGACGtgtccttcttgtcgtcgacgttgaTGTACAGAGGACCAGAGCGGAGCGAGATGCGGGCCAAGTCAGTGACCTTTGTCGTCTGGGTAGCCGAGAAGAGCATTGACTGGCGGTTGTCGTTGGGGAGGATCTTGACAATCTGCTtcatctcctcctcgaaaccgacctcgaggatacggtcggcctcgtcgatgacCAGGGCCTTGAGGTTCTTGAACACGAAGCCCTTGGTGTTctggaggtggtcgagcagACGACCGGGGGTGGCCACAAGGAGGTTGACGCCCTTGACAagcttgtcggcctcggccttgcggtTGGCGCCGCCCATGACGATGCCAAAGGTCTGCGAGTGGCCCTGCATGAGGTCcttgacgacgccgaggatcTGGAGGGCGAGCTCACGCGTGGGcgagatgatgatgacgcCGGTACCGTTGGCGGGCTTGAAGCGGAGCGTGTgcaggagctcgacggcagGCACAAGGAAGGCCATGGTCTTGCCCGAGCCTGTCCTCGCGGCACCGAGCACGTCCTTGCCGGCCAGGAGAGGGGGGATGGTGCGCGCCTGCACCTCGGTCATGGTCTCGAAGCCCATGCGCTGGATCGAGTTGAGCGTCGCAGGCGAGAGCGGGAGCGTGTTGAACGGCACGCGCTCGTAGCTGTTgggcgcgtcgagggtgacctttgacgacgaggcggcggcggcggcgtcgcccgactcctcggcgtccgactGCACCTCTGGCCCGGCGGCCacgggcgcggcgacctCCGAGTCCGCCTTGGAcacgcgcttgcgcttcttgccgtcTGGGCGGGGCTGCTGTCCCGACATTgtgtgttgtggttgtggttgttgttCGTGCGAGCGAGATTACAGCCATCAGATTTGCATCACTCATCCCTccaggcgggggaggcggctCAACTTTCTGGGATTAATGAGGCGTAAATAATGGTTAAAAAATGATGCAATAAATTTGATTCCGCCCAGTCATAAGGCTGCTTGCGGTCCTCGCACCCAGAATTCTttcggcgagcagcagcagaatATTTCAGCGCGACGGTGCGTGCTTTCCTTCTTCCTTCACCACCCCACAAGCTGGTCAAACAAGGACTCAACATCCTCTTCAAAAGGGGCCTCTGGCTCTGCTCATAGAGGTAAGTTGGCCTTCTGCCATCAACGtgtccctcctccctcccctctaCCTGTAAATTCTGATGGTGCTGCGTGCGATGACCATCTTGCTACTGGCCATCGCTCGCAGCCCATCTCGTCTGGATGACAATGTGTAACAATTCAAACTAGAGTCTGTTATGGCCAAGCGCCGAAGACACTTAAACGCACTATTCTGAACACTGTGCCCATCTCAAGCCTCTTTGACATGGCATGAACGTCGAGCTGACAACGTCAGCCTATAATCTCCACAACCACTCGCCTGTCGATTCAAGTCCAGGCTTCCAATACCCGTGAGTACTGCTGCATTTTGCCTCTCCACCTTCTTCTGTTATGATGTCCCATATGGGAATTACCGCCTGAGTCTGCTCTCGCTGCCGTCTTAATTGCcgggagtgggagtggaCGTTGTAGACGAAACATGGCTGTTTTATTTTTTCTGAACCCAAACCATTCCTTTCCGAGTTGGCAAACACAATCAGCTGGCCATGGCTGACAGGCGTAGCAGCTCGATCTCTTGATTCCAGCATCCCCATCGCCGTTTGATTCGCATTCAGTAAGTGGACCTTCCTGAGCTGGCATCCCCCATCACACACCCAATCTACAATAAATGATGATCCAACACGACGGTCTACTTACATCTTTATGGTGAAAAGGCCCGAAACCCATTTTTACCGGGCACCTTGCTGAATCTCCTCTCCTCCACACACTCTTCTTGTTTGATGGAGAGCTCGTGCTGACGAAACCAAAGACATGGCTAGACAACCCGTGGCTGGCCCTTCGCGCCACAAGGCTTCGGCCGCCCAGgttcctccccctcccccaacAGTGTCGGGATTCAACCCCTCGCGCACTCACTTTGCCATGGCACTCCCGATTCTGGGCTCTGCCGACAAGGTGCAGGTCTGGGACAttgctgccgacgccgtcgtcgccgaatGGGAGGTGCCCAATGCCTCCAAGGTTACGGCTGTTGTCTGGGCATCGGCTGCCTCTGGTGCGGCCAGGAAGCGCAGGAAGCGTAAGtcgcttggcggcgccgacggtggcgaggaggacgtccTGCTGGTTGCGACCAACAAGGGCGACTCGTCTAGCCTCGTCGTCTACACCCCCatcaagggcgaggtgctgcgGACGATCCCTCTGAGCGCCAAGGCTACTGCCGCCTGGTCGGATGAGCACGGCGTCATCATTGCGACTGCCTCCAACctgctcgtccttggccgcgaCATTGCCACGGTTGCGCACACCTTTGCCTTGCCGTCAACCGCTTCGGCTCCCTCTGCAGTGGCGCTCCTCCCCACGTCGTCTGTCGAGACACTTCACGTGGTCGTCGCCAACGCATCGGTCGTCGCCCTTCACCTCTCCCTCGAATCCTCCTCCATTTCCCACACGTCATCCCCATTGCCCGTGTCTACAACATCAGTCACCAGCCTCGAGCCCCTGCCATTAACACAACAAGGCGCGTCGTTCCTGGTGGTGTCTGAGGACGACAGGACTGTGTCCCAGTACACGCTCGCATCGCCGACGGTCACCGCCAAGCTGTCGTTCCGCTACGCGTCGCCAACAGTCTCGCCGGCGCACTCTCTGGCTGTTTCGTCTGAACTGCTGTCGGTGTTGCACTTCTCTGGCGAGATTTCGCTCTTCCCTCTGCCTTCAGAGGTCGACCTGTCTCGCCCCAAGTCGGACTCGAAGCCTACCACtgtcaagctcgtcgagggcaaggatGAGCGGACAGCACACATTGCACGTGCCGAGTTTGCTCCCAGCAGCGACGCTCTGTTGTGTGGTCGtctggctggtggtggacgCGTCAAGTGGTACCGCGCAGTGTATGAGCTTCCCGAGGGTGGCCTCCGCCCTTCGGTTGTGGTCAAGTGCGATGCCCAGGACCTCGTTGCGTCGCAGGCCGGTGCCAACGGCTCGACCCTTCAGCGCTACAGCGCTCCCGCCAACGTCGTTCAGGCTGGTGGCGATGAGGGTGAGGCCGAGCCCGCTGCGGCTCTCcccaccgacgtcgacatggccgACCTGTCCCTTGGCGAGCGTCTCCTTGCTGCCCCTGTCCAGGCCAATGGCGAGGCTGCAACGTCCGCTGCCCTCAACGGGCCGGTCAACGCTGCCTCGCTGACGCGACTTTTGGTCCAGGCTCTCCACACTTCGGACCCggccctcctcaccctctGCCTTTCGCACCGTGACCCGGTCCTTATCCGCAACACTGTGCGCAAGCTCCCCTCGCAGCtggccctccccctcctcaaGGCCTGCGTTGAGCGCC
This window encodes:
- the YTH1 gene encoding mRNA 3'-end-processing protein YTH1, encoding MATTTSSQLGRASDFVRPDFHQVNLDIEGYLKQEKNLKLDSDDQICRMNLTPLGCPLGPLECPLRHTTPAPINFKPPPPLPTHPREREKKTTVCKHYLRNLCKVGDNCEYTHDWNLRTMPVCVWFVKLGKCELGGECLYYHPRDRRVECPDYDRGFCRLGPECPRRHVRRTLCQAYLAGFCPDGPDCKLAHPSPYLPKPDTYVNPTPPDPTKSGPPPNLPAGYGRWREYKYDPNAVVVPAPAWAEGGSLQGWRAGGFLSNHARRGFQGGDGGGGGGGGGGGGGGGGGDDGGGRRGGWVKDLSTVLCYRCNQYGHFANTCPNNAVPGDRGGLRRGRD
- the HAS1 gene encoding ATP-dependent RNA helicase HAS1, whose protein sequence is MSGQQPRPDGKKRKRVSKADSEVAAPVAAGPEVQSDAEESGDAAAAASSSKVTLDAPNSYERVPFNTLPLSPATLNSIQRMGFETMTEVQARTIPPLLAGKDVLGAARTGSGKTMAFLVPAVELLHTLRFKPANGTGVIIISPTRELALQILGVVKDLMQGHSQTFGIVMGGANRKAEADKLVKGVNLLVATPGRLLDHLQNTKGFVFKNLKALVIDEADRILEVGFEEEMKQIVKILPNDNRQSMLFSATQTTKVTDLARISLRSGPLYINVDDKKDTSTAEFLEQGYVVCESDKRFMLLFTFLKRNLKKKVIVFFSSCNSVKYHAELLNYIDVPVLDLHGKQKQQKRTNTFFEFCNAPSGILLCTDVAARGLDIPKVDWIIQFDPPDDPRDYIHRVGRTARAGKAGKSLLFLLPSELGFLRFLKVAKVPLNEYKFPQNKIADVQRQLESLISKNHYLNVSARDGYRSYLQAYASYSLKKIFDVNKLDLAKVGKAFGFAIPPKVNISVGSIKAKKTVDSDSDDDGVRANKAFKAGGDDGEVKKAYYRNRGHKKGGRA
- the URA5 gene encoding Orotate phosphoribosyltransferase: MAATDFKTHFIEAAIASGVLLFGEFTLKSGRKSPYFFNAGLLYDGKLLSSTAEAFASTIQSSIPAFDVLFGPAYKGIPLAAVTAVALANRGVDTVYTYNRKEKKDHGEGGSLVGAGLEGKRIVVIDDVMTAGTAIRESIAIIKEQKGTLVGIVQLVDRQERGKTGDSSTIQEVEREFGIPVVPIINLTDIIAYLKNKGGYEAQVKAIEEYRAQYGVVV
- the ORC4 gene encoding Origin recognition complex subunit 4, which produces MARSPAKQLDDEDTPSKRTRRAGGSSPAKAATTPSKRTPKAAAASAAAAAATTPPSARKSAKRVAESLAAASSSKRTKVSPTNGTHDALPSFDDDVFGSSPSISREAFLANERLRRQREARNFTFEGDASAPKLTRSGRVIGKAVDEYGGDEGEDDNEADDKDTNGDAGAVAGDDIDDDNDSLRARRDDVPLESARPSMEPLKPEARPHVLRILSTLTSRAVEPFVDEETNEALQGLVGLLSGTVERGEGNSALVTGPRGVGKTKTVERALALLPSTSSPPIVVRLSGLAQSDDRKAIREMGRQIAEASGQAATPDDEDDEEEVGGEYAPTTLPSHLLALLTAPSPRAIIVIVDEFDLFTEHARQALLYCLLDVVQSVQTGPVETTGRGIAVIGVTCRVDTLLLLEKRVKSRFSHRVWRVSSPLAPDNLGWRTLLRYALVPWEKRGDDEADKETRKWMGDWAFAVDMLLDNDKVSVALERLAGLTTDVRVLYRPFIGPITSVLSSQLDFLSVPVLCFSVLHQTELAGWGLSHAKLKGLPHPALGVLIIAKHLALAGRPEFSLAQVEDEYLKFARTRLVGSGRARWPLELLYRGFDHCRALGLLAAAGPASAGRRFAKVRSVLSPNEVVQYFRGDGGAGMGPELQSWGKLMDGHA
- the RPS8 gene encoding 40S ribosomal protein S8, coding for MGITRDSRHKRSASGARRAQYRKKRKHELGRQPAMTKLDTSKRIRTVRTRGGNTKYRALRLDTGNFAWGSEAITRKTRLLQVRYNATNNELLRTQTLVKSAVIEIDATPFRQWYESHYAQPAFRAKAGTAAAEPVEEVKKSNHVQRVLAERKKDGKIDPHLEQQFKTGRLLAIISSRPGQSGRADGYILEGKELDFYLKKLQSRKQKHAA